A window of Corallococcus macrosporus DSM 14697 contains these coding sequences:
- a CDS encoding P1 family peptidase — translation MVHIPEESGPRVRARELGLPLGRFKPGKFNAITDVDGVLVGHSTLIQGDGPLRPGHGPVRTGVTAILPNKGNIFMERMTGGGFVLNGAGEVSGMTQLMEWGLIETPILLTNTMAVGAVSDGVARYLVDRYPGIGDEHDVIIPVVGECDDSWLNDISGRHVRESHVFEAIHKASSGPVAEGNVGGGTGMVTCDFKGGIGTSSRKLPEVLGGYTLGVLVMSNFGKMHNLRVGGLPVGEVLAEKFKGTPKRGQTYGSIIAVVATDAPLLSHQINRLCKRVALGIGRVGSYAAHGSGEIVVGFSTANIIPRRTQKMVYKLKLLLDQRLDPLYEAVMEATEEAILNALCMATSMTGANGNHCQALPLDEVRRFLDAYKPIFASVKKRPQQSSAPAARERPSNEDREGEVTVSTARPTQVRGAEGIPFPTRPAPDDAGEPGGPEGSSSGSPAGSDS, via the coding sequence TCACCGACGTGGACGGGGTGCTCGTCGGGCACAGCACGTTGATCCAGGGTGACGGCCCGCTGCGGCCCGGCCACGGCCCGGTGCGCACGGGCGTCACCGCCATCCTCCCCAACAAGGGCAACATCTTCATGGAGCGCATGACGGGAGGCGGCTTCGTGCTCAACGGCGCGGGCGAGGTCTCCGGCATGACGCAGCTCATGGAGTGGGGCCTCATCGAGACGCCCATCCTCCTCACCAACACCATGGCGGTGGGGGCGGTGTCGGACGGCGTGGCGCGCTACCTGGTGGACCGCTACCCCGGCATTGGCGACGAGCACGACGTCATCATCCCGGTGGTGGGGGAGTGCGACGACTCGTGGCTCAACGACATCTCCGGGCGCCACGTGCGCGAGTCGCACGTCTTCGAGGCCATCCACAAGGCCTCCAGCGGCCCGGTGGCCGAGGGCAACGTGGGCGGCGGCACCGGCATGGTGACGTGCGACTTCAAGGGCGGCATCGGCACGTCGTCCCGCAAGCTGCCGGAGGTGCTGGGCGGCTACACGCTGGGCGTGCTGGTGATGTCCAACTTCGGGAAGATGCACAACCTGCGCGTGGGCGGCCTGCCCGTGGGCGAGGTGCTGGCGGAGAAGTTCAAGGGCACGCCCAAGCGCGGCCAGACGTACGGCTCCATCATCGCGGTGGTGGCCACGGACGCGCCGCTCCTGAGCCACCAGATCAACCGCCTGTGCAAGCGGGTGGCGCTGGGCATCGGCCGGGTGGGCAGCTACGCGGCGCACGGCTCCGGGGAGATTGTCGTCGGCTTCTCGACGGCGAACATCATCCCCCGGCGCACCCAGAAGATGGTCTACAAGCTGAAGCTCCTGTTGGACCAGCGCCTGGACCCCCTCTACGAGGCCGTCATGGAGGCCACCGAGGAGGCCATCCTCAACGCCCTGTGCATGGCCACGTCCATGACGGGCGCCAACGGCAACCACTGCCAGGCGCTGCCCCTGGACGAGGTCCGGCGCTTCCTGGACGCCTACAAGCCGATCTTCGCCTCCGTGAAGAAGCGCCCCCAGCAGTCGAGCGCCCCCGCGGCCAGGGAGCGGCCCAGCAACGAGGACCGGGAAGGGGAGGTGACGGTGTCCACCGCCCGGCCCACCCAGGTCCGGGGCGCCGAGGGCATCCCTTTTCCCACCCGTCCGGCACCGGACGACGCCGGGGAGCCGGGGGGGCCCGAGGGTTCCTCTTCCGGGAGCCCGGCGGGTTCTGATAGTTAA